In Perognathus longimembris pacificus isolate PPM17 unplaced genomic scaffold, ASM2315922v1 HiC_scaffold_5440, whole genome shotgun sequence, the genomic window TTCGTTTTCCTTCATTCCAATCACATTGTTTCCCTGAGGCCCTTGAGTGAGATGTTCTGGAGCTTTTTAGCCACTGCCAGAGGGGGATCCCCCACACCCTCGGGCATTCCCGGCTGCCTGTTGGGTCATACCTCTGGCTGTGCTCATTTCTCCATCAGGCCAGGCAATGCAGTGCAAAGCTGTGGGTGCGATGCAAATGGGAGCACTGATGGCTTCCCCCTGGATGGTGGTCCCGGTGTCCACCTGGGACACATCTTTCAGGTAGCGGGGACGGAGGCGGATTCTGCACAAGACGAGAAGCTCTGTTGGTAGAGTTTTCTTCCCGTTATGGCGATGGAGTCTAGAGTCGGGGACCCCGGATTCCTGATGCAGGTCTACGCCAGGATTAGTTTTTTGAGGGATGAGTTTTAAGGGCGTGGCTGGGTCCTATGAATCCACGGTTGGTTCACTGGGCGGATCCCAAGTAAGTAGTGCAGGCCCAGCAGAAAGTGTGCTCCCAGGAGGTGTCCCCTTGGCCATCCTCCTGGGCCCAGCCCTGTTGAGTGGCAAAGGGGGTTGATGTCCTGGAGTGCTGCCTTCCTCACTAGAGCCATGGCGCCTGTACCCTCCACTGAGCAGTCCTAACAAGGACTAGAAAGGAAAGGTAGGAAGTacccagaaaggaagaaaagctcaCTCAAAGAGAACAAATCCCACAACAtattcatggctttttttttttttttttttttttttgcaggttgcTGCTTCATTTAGCTTAGAAAAAGGAAGGCAAATTCATGaagaataaatatgtaaaattttaagaCGCATGAAAACGAAACCTCAAAATCCAAAAGCgtatttttttcataaactaTAACTCCTGTACATAAATttagagtttctggaaatagtaattttgtaaatgaataaattaacttATGAGTAAGGTAAGGGAGCAGTTtttctaagttcttttttttttttttttaaagaaaaactgtgaTAAGGCATTGAAAACATGAAAGCACACAGAGACATGTTCATTTAGGagccatttttccattttctcctggcTTCTTCATCAGTCAGTAAGCTTTGTGTGTGAAGGACCAGGTAGGCACCGTGGATCATACCACAGTCTTTGTCACAGTGGTTCAGTTCTGTTGACATAGCGTCAAAGCAGCACAGACAATACCAAGTGACCAAGCATAGCTGTGCTCTGATAACACTTTGTGTAGAGATACTGAAATTAATGTTCATGAAGTGAACTGAATTAATGTTCATGTATAGATAGTCTGGTGCCATGTACTGGCAATTCAGTCAGCCGGTGACAAAGGAGAAGATGGTCCCATAGGATCCTAGGATGTGTAGCCATCCTAGCTTGCCCATACTTTGGGTCCATCCAACGATGGCATTCTCTACCAGTGCAATTCCCAGAACATGTACTTGCCATTGAGTAATACAGGACtagttaattaattatttttgccagtacaggACCACTCAATCTCTCCCttctgcctccttttttttttttttttttggtgatgttgTTAATAGCTGGTGCCctatcatttaagccatgcctctgcttcttcattttgtttcccctagctcattggagataagatttgtcttcccaggctggctttgaacctttcttCCCAGATCTTAGGcacctaagtacctaggattataagcatgagccataggcaccaaGGACATGcctatttttgtctgttttttttttctttttagtttttacaacaccatttaaaaataagtactcATCTTAAGTATGTGCCCCATACAAAATTGTCGTAATTGGTTAGAATTGGTTCATAGCTTTGGTGACtgacttatgttttttttttttttcctactttttgtgtatgtgccagtcttggggcttgaactggtctgggcactgtcccttaggttttcttttggtcagtcctggagcttgaactcagggcctgagcactgtaccttaacttcttgctc contains:
- the LOC125345256 gene encoding 2-Hydroxyacid oxidase 2-like — protein: MPLVCLTDFQAQARERLPKASWDFIEGAADEGITMRDNMAAFKKIRLRPRYLKDVSQVDTGTTIQGEAISAPICIAPTALHCIAWPDGEMSTARGMTQQAAGNARGCGGSPSGSG